Proteins from one Lonchura striata isolate bLonStr1 chromosome 6, bLonStr1.mat, whole genome shotgun sequence genomic window:
- the VPS51 gene encoding vacuolar protein sorting-associated protein 51 homolog, whose protein sequence is MAAVTTGSGAGSGAAGSPEATGGSTGGGGWRRPHGPLQRYYGPSTAEAAEAPPDPTDINGPHFDPEVFMNKVRSECPLGQLLAREATLGREIRALDSDMQTLLYENYNKFISATDTIRKMKVDFRHMEAEMDDLAANMAAISASSARVSAALQDRHRRGAQLAGVQALLRKLQALVEVPGRLRRWAGTEPARALRCHARARAVLRHYRHLPSFRAIEDESHAIMADLAQRLRTRLREEKLDPKELTECVEMLLQLEEPAEELSEEFLSQAGARLEAELAALEAELPAADPSGTATTPPPPASDILDFVDRGSSAFVGTLCQLAGSYRALFGGDTGRLEPFATALATRYFALLERRLALERGLGDTSLLVRALDRFHRRLRALLELLPAGADAAAALVARAARERVDRYLRALQTFFLGCLGDVRQALAAPRPPGKEGPGLPDLLATLAASVLGQLKAVLAYVQLFTARDVAFASLPYFKGEFCVTAVREGLVVAFVRWLCRTARGFADGPAERGAPAAPPALLLLLARLCLDYENSTISYILTLTDEQFPPQDSGPAVTPGPALCAEARAAAQRLLDHYVQVQGAAVAQMLRKSVETRDWLGTVEPRNVRAVMKRVVEDITAIDVQVGQLFEEGVRRAQSSDSSRRAFSVYSSSRAPGRYAPSYTPSAPMDTHLLSNIQKLFSERIDIFSPVEFNKVSVLTGIIKISLKTLLECVRLRTLGRFGLQQVQVDGHYLQLYLWRFASDERVVQGLLDEVAASAAHRCLDPVPMEHSVVELICERG, encoded by the exons ATGGCGGCCGTGACgacggggagcggggccgggagcggggccgcagGCAGCCCCGAGGCCACCGGCGGGAGCACCGGGGGCGGGGGGTGGCGGCGTCCCCACGGGCCGCTGCAGCGCTACTATGGCCCGTCCACTGCCGAGGCGGCCGAGGCGCCCCCGGACCCCACCGACATCAACGGGCCCCACTTCGACCCGGAGGTGTTCATGAACAAG GTGCGCAGCGAGTGtcccctggggcagctcctggcccGTGAGGCCACGCTGGGCCGGGAGATCCGCGCCCTGGACAGCGACATGCAGACCCTGCTCTACGAGAACTACAACAAGTTCATCTCTGCCACGG ACACCATCCGGAAGATGAAGGTGGATTTCCGGCACATGGAGGCAGAGATGGATGACCTGGCGGCCAACATGGCGGCCATCAGCGCCTCGAGCGCCCGCGTCAGCGCCGCGCTGCAGGACCGGCACCGCCGCGGCGCCCAGCTGGCCG GGGTGCAGGCGCTGCTGCGGAAGCTGCAGGCACTGGTGGAGGTGCCGGGGCGGCTGCGGCGCTGGGCGGGGACGGAGCCGGCTCGTGCCCTGCGCTGCCACGCCCGTGCCCGCGCCGTGCTGCGCCACTACCGCCACCTGCCCTCCTTCCGTGCCATCGAGGACGAGAGCCACGCCATCATGGCCGACCTGGCCCAGCGCCTCCGCACACGCCTCCG GGAGGAGAAGCTGGACCCCAAGGAACTCACCGAGTGTGTGGAGAtgttgctgcagctggaggagccGGCCGAGGAGCTGAGCGAGGAGTTCCTGAGCCAGGCGGGCGCGCGCCTCGAGGCCGAGCTGGCGGCGCTGGAGGCCGAGCTGCCCGCGGCTGACCCCTCGGGCACGGCCACCACGCCACCACCGCCCGCCTCCGACATCCTGGACTTCGTGGACCGTGGCAGCTCGGCCTTCGTGGGCACGCTGTGCCAGCTGGCCGGCTCGTACCGCGCGCTGTTCGGCGGGGACACGGGGCGCCTGGAGCCCTTCGCCACCGCGCTGGCCACCCGCTACTTCGCGCTGCTGGAGCGGCGGCTGGCGCTGGAGCGCGGCCTGGGTGACACCTCCCTGCTGGTGCGGGCGCTTGACCGCTTCCACCGCCGGCTGCgtgcgctgctggagctgctgcccgcGGGTGCCGACGCTGCCGCCGCGCTGGTGGCCCGGGCGGCCCGCGAGCGCGTCGACCGCTACCTGCGCGCCCTGCAGACCTTCTTCCTGGGCTGCCTGGGTGACGTGCGCCAGGCACTGGCTGCTCCTCGGCCCCCCGGCAAAGAGGGGCCCGGCCTGCCcgacctgctggccacgctgGCCGCCTCCGTGCTGGGCCAGCTCAAGGCCGTGCTGGCCTACGTGCAGCTCTTCACCGCCAGGGACGTTGCCTTCGCCAGCCTGCCCTACTTCAAG GGGGAGTTCTGTGTGACAGCAGTGCGTGAGGGACTGGTGGTGGCCTTCGTGCGCTGGCTGTGCCGCACCGCCCGTGGCTTCGCTGATGGCCCGGCTGAGCGGGGAGCTCCCGCTGCCCccccggctctgctgctgctcctcgcCCGCCTCTGCTTGGACTATGAGAACTCCACCATCAGCTACATCCTCACCCTCACGGATGAGCAGTTCCCACCCCAG gACTCGGGGCCGGCAGTGACACCGGGGCCGGCGCTGTGTGCGgaggcgcgggcggcggcgcagCGGCTGCTGGACCACTACGTGCAGGTGcagggcgcggccgtggcgcaGATGCTGCGCAAGAGCGTCGAGACACGCGACTGGCTGGGCACCGTCGAGCCGCGCAACGTGCGCGCCGTCATGAAGCGCGTGGTGGAGGACATCACCGCCATCGACGTCCAG GTGGGGCAGCTCTTCGAGGAGGGAGTGAGGCGGGCGCAGAGCAGCGATTCCAGCCGGCGCGCCTTCTCCGTCTACAGCAGCTCGCGGGCGCCCGGCCGCTATGCCCCCAGCTACACCCCCAG TGCCCCCATGGACACCCACCTGCTCAGCAACATCCAGAAGCTTTTCTCTGAGCGCATAGATATCTTCAGCCCTGTTGAGTTTAACAAG GTGTCAGTGCTGACGGGGATCATCAAGATCAGCCTGAAGACGCTGCTGGAGTGCGTGCGGCTGCGCACGCTGGGGCGCTTCGGGCTGCAGCAGGTGCAGGTGGACGGGCACTACCTGCAGCTTTACCTGTGGCGCTTCGCCTCCGACGAGCGTGtggtgcaggggctgctggacGAGGTGGCCGCCAGCGCCGCCCACCGCTGCCTTGACCCCGTGCCCATGGAGCACAGTGTCGTCGAGCTCATCTGCGAGCGTGGGTAG
- the BET1L gene encoding BET1-like protein yields the protein MAERGRGQSPSAMEDLLDVENKRMADSLASKVTRLKSLALDIDKDAEEQNRYLDGMDSDFLSVTGLLTGSVKRFSGMARSGRDNRRLLLTVSAVLVLIFFILYYLVSRAGT from the exons ATGGCGGAGCGGGGCCGAG ggcagagcccgaGCGCCATGGAGGACCTGCTGGATGTGGAGAACAAGCGGATGGCCGACAGCCTGGCCAGCAAGGTCACCAGGCTGAAGTCG ctggctctgGATATTGACAAGGATGCTGAGGAACAGAACCGCTACCTGGATGGCATG GACTCGGATTTCCTGAGCGTGACAGGGCTGCTGACGGGCAGCGTGAAGCGCTTCTCCGGCATGGCGCGCTCCGGCCGCGACAACCGCCGCCTGCTCCTCACCGTGTCCGCGGTGCTCGtcctcatcttcttcatcctctACTACCTGGTGTCCCGGGCGGGGACCTGA